The Mucilaginibacter yixingensis genome window below encodes:
- a CDS encoding fasciclin domain-containing protein — protein MIPQFIRRLVLLATAVVLVAGCRKKAFDDFYGRPATLQPPIYNVLDSRKNFTTFLTLIDKSGYKKSLSGGGYWTLFAPNDAAFQKYFTDNNTTLANIDSATARKIVQYCLVYNDFETTHIADYQSDAGWVPNAAFKRMTNYYDGFYKGQGPDGSATVLLSSNRNQSTNGSSFVFGDNNNKYIPFFYSSYMSAMGLSAADYNAFYPNSTYTGFNVDQAQVVNKDLIAENGVVHEIDRVLTPLPNLEQYLATNSQYSEFRKLFEQYMTLYIPNVDATARYKILTGSSSTVYIKQYSPLLAYAPNNENYVKANVYDAQSDGYTMVAPNNTALTQYLNSVILEFYGTVDKLPASIIADLLNAHMYNTTAWPSKFATTPNFQNETSKLSFSADLAEKKMCSNGIFYGSNKVQQANVFSTVYARAYLDPNYSLMWRILNNLKLAITSPTQRYTIFMLPDTYLRALGYDYNTTTNAFTLTVNGTVVAGGDQLQRLVNLHVINTPNNELNSLAGSGILETYGGEYMKWNAGQIFAAGNVETGVNATVGASRDYINGRIYYLNSGNLIYPTGTLASQIAKLAKVATDPYYDFYQYLINSTAYNAVSAEFSFTVSGANYTIFIPTKAAILQAVKDGYLPGTVSGTTVTPTYNPTSIDDKAKVTKFIQYHIINGVAMATDGKKSSVSTAFQTFLVNSLGDKLTITVKNQPNNMTVTDNFGRTSNVVNGSASNYLGSRALFHQIDNYLKYNF, from the coding sequence ATGATTCCTCAATTTATTAGAAGACTGGTCCTTCTGGCGACAGCTGTCGTTTTGGTGGCCGGTTGCCGGAAAAAAGCATTTGATGATTTCTACGGCCGACCTGCTACCTTGCAGCCTCCCATCTACAACGTATTAGATTCACGAAAAAACTTTACCACTTTTTTGACACTGATTGATAAATCAGGGTACAAAAAATCGCTTTCAGGCGGCGGTTACTGGACGCTGTTTGCACCTAACGACGCAGCTTTTCAGAAGTATTTTACAGATAACAATACTACGCTTGCCAATATAGACAGTGCTACCGCACGCAAAATTGTTCAATACTGCCTGGTTTATAACGATTTTGAAACCACTCACATTGCAGATTACCAGTCTGACGCTGGCTGGGTGCCCAACGCGGCATTTAAACGTATGACCAATTATTATGATGGTTTTTACAAAGGGCAGGGGCCCGATGGTAGTGCAACGGTACTGCTTTCATCAAACAGAAACCAGTCTACCAACGGTTCCTCATTTGTTTTTGGCGATAACAACAACAAGTATATCCCTTTCTTCTATTCATCATACATGTCTGCAATGGGTTTGAGCGCTGCAGATTACAATGCCTTTTACCCAAACTCAACCTACACCGGCTTTAATGTTGACCAGGCACAAGTGGTTAACAAGGATCTGATTGCAGAAAATGGCGTGGTGCACGAGATTGACCGTGTACTTACCCCGCTGCCCAACCTGGAGCAATATCTGGCCACCAACAGCCAGTATAGCGAGTTCAGAAAACTTTTTGAGCAGTACATGACGCTTTATATCCCTAATGTTGATGCCACTGCCCGTTATAAAATATTAACCGGTTCGTCAAGTACGGTTTACATCAAGCAATACTCTCCGCTGCTGGCCTACGCTCCAAATAATGAGAATTATGTTAAGGCTAATGTTTATGATGCTCAGTCTGACGGATATACCATGGTTGCGCCAAATAACACGGCGTTAACCCAGTACCTCAACAGTGTTATCCTGGAGTTTTACGGCACGGTTGATAAACTTCCGGCATCAATTATTGCCGATTTGTTGAACGCGCACATGTACAACACCACTGCATGGCCTTCAAAATTTGCTACTACGCCTAACTTCCAGAATGAAACCAGCAAGCTAAGCTTCAGCGCAGATCTGGCAGAGAAGAAAATGTGCAGCAACGGTATTTTCTACGGCTCAAACAAGGTGCAGCAGGCCAACGTGTTCAGTACGGTATATGCCAGGGCTTATCTTGATCCTAACTACTCTTTAATGTGGCGCATTTTGAATAACCTTAAACTCGCCATTACCTCGCCAACGCAGCGCTATACTATTTTCATGCTGCCAGATACTTACCTGCGTGCATTGGGTTATGATTATAACACCACTACAAATGCATTTACGCTAACAGTAAATGGAACAGTAGTTGCCGGTGGCGACCAGTTGCAGCGCCTTGTTAACCTGCATGTAATCAACACGCCAAATAATGAGTTAAACAGTCTGGCTGGTTCTGGTATTCTGGAAACTTACGGCGGCGAGTACATGAAATGGAACGCCGGGCAGATTTTTGCCGCCGGTAACGTTGAAACAGGTGTAAATGCCACCGTAGGTGCGTCAAGAGACTATATCAACGGTCGTATTTATTACCTCAACTCTGGCAACCTGATCTACCCTACAGGTACACTGGCATCGCAGATTGCAAAGCTTGCTAAAGTAGCCACAGATCCATACTATGATTTTTATCAGTACCTGATTAACTCTACTGCCTATAATGCGGTATCAGCAGAGTTCTCTTTCACGGTTTCGGGAGCTAACTATACCATATTTATCCCAACTAAGGCAGCCATTTTGCAGGCTGTTAAAGATGGTTATTTGCCAGGTACCGTATCTGGTACAACCGTAACGCCAACTTACAACCCAACCAGCATTGATGATAAAGCAAAGGTAACCAAGTTTATACAGTACCATATCATCAACGGTGTAGCTATGGCAACCGATGGTAAAAAGAGCAGCGTGTCTACAGCGTTCCAAACCTTCCTGGTTAACTCATTGGGCGATAAGCTGACCATTACCGTGAAAAATCAACCCAACAACATGACGGTGACTGACAACTTCGGCCGTACATCAAATGTGGTAAATGGTTCGGCCAGCAATTACCTGGGCTCAAGGGCACTCTTTCATCAAATTGATAACTACCTGAAGTATAACTTCTAA